Proteins co-encoded in one Girardinichthys multiradiatus isolate DD_20200921_A chromosome 11, DD_fGirMul_XY1, whole genome shotgun sequence genomic window:
- the camlg gene encoding calcium signal-modulating cyclophilin ligand → MESVESAEEKTGSMSAAQLRAERRRRKLLLTSEDRMNRIVGFAKNDPNNSGASQHPTEPHFHLDLDRTEPWSSSSPSSRPSPFLSETPGARSHTATPEKRGSPLPDFSELRRASLEDDIGGGLRQRAKGERAASDEVSSSPRRGLHQYLSRFDDAMKLRSQLANEKPAQEEGSDIEEFDPFRVFRLVGSVLLAVFVRVFVCKYLSIFAPFLTLELAYMGLSKYFPKVEKKIKTTVLTAALLLSGIPAEVINRSMDTYRRMGDVFSDLCVYFFTFIISHEILSLFGSETP, encoded by the exons ATGGAGTCCGTGGAATCCGCGGAGGAGAAGACGGGCTCCATGTCTGCGGCTCAGCTCAGAGcggagagaaggaggaggaaacTGCTGCTGACCTCGGAGGACAGGATGAACAGGATCGTGGGCTTCGCCAAAAACGACCCCAACAACAGTG GAGCCTCCCAGCATCCCACAGAACCCCACTTCCATCTTGATCTCGACAGAACAGAGCCGTGGTCTTCGTCTTCGCCTTCCTCAAGACCTTCTCCCTTCCTGTCTGAGACTCCAGGTGCCCGCTCCCACACTGCCACCCCAGAGAAGAGGGGCTCGCCTCTTCCAGACTTCAGTGAGCTTCGCAGAGCGTCTCTGGAAGACGACATTGGAGGAGGTCTCCGACAAAGAGCAAAGGGTGAGCGGGCGGCATCAGATGAGGTCAGCAGTTCTCCACGCCGAGGCCTCCACCAGTACTTGTCTCGCTTCGATGACGCTATGAAACTTAGGAGTCAGCTGGCCAATGAGAAGCCGGCTCAGGAGGAAGGTTCTGATATAGAGGAGTTTGATCCATTTAGGGTGTTTAGGCTTGTCGGCAGCGTCCTCCTCGCTGTTTTCGTCAGGGTTTTCGTCTGCAAGTATCTG TCAATATTTGCTCCATTTCTGACCCTTGAATTGGCCTACATGGGATTGTCAAAATACTTTCCAAAG GTAGAGAAGAAGATCAAAACCACTGTGCTAACCGCTGCCCTGCTGCTGTCCGGCATCCCTGCCGAAGTCATCAACCGCTCCATGGACACCTACAGGAGGATGGGCGACGTCTTCTCcgatctctgtgtttatttcttCACCTTCATCATCTCTCATGAGATCTTGTCGCTCTTCGGCTCAGAGACTCCCTGA